Below is a genomic region from Bacteroidota bacterium.
CCTGTAACCTTAATTAAAATATCATCCGTTGATGTACTTTCAATTGAGGAAATATGTTTCTCTTGCCCTGTTTTCATTTGGCGTAAATTGCATTATTAATTTCTTAATATACAAATTAAGAACAAAGGTAATTAAATACCTTCGCGCAGTCAAATTCAATTAGAATTTTTAAAGAATTTATATGATGAGCAAAACTGAACTTTTGCGTAGATATCAAATCTTAGGTGTCTCACTTTTTATTATTGTATTTGGAATCAGTAGTATTACTTGTTCCAATCTGGGAACCTCACCTATATCGAGCATCCCTTATGTGGCAAGTCTTAATACTCCACTCCCACTAGTAGTGTATTTTTTTGCTCTCACAATTGTTCTTATATGCCTACAAATTGTTGATGTCGGGCAAAAAAGGGACAACAGAGCAAAAGGTTAATCTTTTGATGCAAATACCGTTAGAAAATGAAAAAAATAAAGAAATACAAACTGAGGCTTATTGCCGTAATGCTCTTTTTTGTGCCTGTGATAGTGTGGGGTCAGGCGACGATGAAACGAACGATGAAATTGAATGAAATTTTTATGCTTGCTGACAGTTGCAGCAGGCGGATAAGAGCCAGCGAAGCAGCAGCGAAGACGGCAAATGAGTCAATGCGTGTATCGAAAAATGCCATGTTACCTGACGTGAAGTTTGATGCCATGGCTACCTACAACAGCAACGCATGGGTCTCGGATCGGAATTTCGAAAATGGACAAACCTTCTCATCTCCACATTTCGGAAACAGCTTTTCTTTCGAGGTGTCGCAGGTGCTTTTTGACGGAGGGCCGATAGCCAATAAAATCAAGGCTTCACAAATAGAATATACAATAGCGGAGTTGGAAGCAAAAGGCGAGCGTCAGCAGGTGCGATTCCTGCTTACAGGATATTACCTTGATCTTTATAAATCGATTAATCTGCTGACTGTTTATGAAAAGAACATCGAGCAGACGCGCGAAGTGATAGCTGTTATGAAAGCCAAAGTGGATGCAGAAATAGCGTTGGAAAACGATATTACCCGCTATGAGGTGCAGTTGCAAAACCTTTTGTATAAGAAAACTGAGTTGCAGGGTCAGGCGTCTATCTACAACAGTCATTTGGTTTTGGCGTTGGGACTGCCAGAGGGAACAGAGATTGTACCCGATAGTAGCATGCTTGACTGGGAGAGCAAACGATATACAGAAAGCGAGTTGCAAAGCATGGCGACGCTGAATTCTCCCACTTTGGAGCGAAGCCAATTAATGATAGGGCTGGGTCAAAAAAAACAGAAGATAGCCCGGGCAGGATATATGCCTAAGCTGAGTCTTGTAGCAGCCGATAAGCTTTTGGGGCCTATAACGTATGAAATCCCAATCTTGAACAACAATATCAACGTCTGGTATGTGGGAATGAGATTGATCTACGACATCGGCAGCCTTTACAAGACACCGAAAGAAACCGCAAGAGAAAAACAGGCGGTATGCCAGGCTGAGGAGCAATATGCTGCCACACAGGAGCAGGTAACAATGGATGTAAAAGAGGCTTATACAGATTATGAGAACGCATTCGTACTGCTTCGTACACAGGGAAAAAGTCTGCAACTGGCAACGGAGAACCGCAATGTGATCTTCAAACAATATTCGAACGGCTTGGTGCTGATTATTGACTTGCTGGATGCTGATGATCTCAAACTATCCGAAGAAATACAAGAAATCAATGCTCAAATCAATATTATATACAATTACTACAAGCTGCTATATGTGACAGGAACTTTATAAACCAAAGATAAACAGAAATGAACCATAAAACAAGAAAGATTATCAGAAACGTCAGTGTGCTGCTGTTCGTGGGAATAGGATTGATATGGATCTGTTCCAAGTTTGTCCATCTGGGAAAAGTAGAATATACAGACAATGCACAGGTGCGACGTTATATGGTGCCTGTCAACTGTCGTGTGCAGGGATATATAAAAGAAGTTCGTTTTGACGACTACCAGGAGGTGAAGAAGGGCGACACTTT
It encodes:
- a CDS encoding TolC family protein, whose amino-acid sequence is MKKIKKYKLRLIAVMLFFVPVIVWGQATMKRTMKLNEIFMLADSCSRRIRASEAAAKTANESMRVSKNAMLPDVKFDAMATYNSNAWVSDRNFENGQTFSSPHFGNSFSFEVSQVLFDGGPIANKIKASQIEYTIAELEAKGERQQVRFLLTGYYLDLYKSINLLTVYEKNIEQTREVIAVMKAKVDAEIALENDITRYEVQLQNLLYKKTELQGQASIYNSHLVLALGLPEGTEIVPDSSMLDWESKRYTESELQSMATLNSPTLERSQLMIGLGQKKQKIARAGYMPKLSLVAADKLLGPITYEIPILNNNINVWYVGMRLIYDIGSLYKTPKETAREKQAVCQAEEQYAATQEQVTMDVKEAYTDYENAFVLLRTQGKSLQLATENRNVIFKQYSNGLVLIIDLLDADDLKLSEEIQEINAQINIIYNYYKLLYVTGTL